The following proteins are encoded in a genomic region of Desulfosporosinus youngiae DSM 17734:
- a CDS encoding helix-turn-helix domain-containing protein yields the protein MRLKIRDVREDHDLTQQQVAQYLMCDQSLYSKYERGERDVPLNIMIKLAQFYKTNIDYLVGLTENKKPYR from the coding sequence ATGCGCTTAAAAATACGTGATGTTCGAGAAGATCATGATCTAACCCAGCAGCAAGTTGCACAATACCTGATGTGTGATCAATCTTTGTATTCTAAATATGAGCGAGGAGAGCGTGATGTTCCGCTGAATATCATGATTAAACTCGCCCAGTTTTATAAAACCAACATTGACTATTTGGTTGGGCTTACTGAAAATAAGAAACCTTATCGCTGA
- a CDS encoding DUF2922 domain-containing protein: MALSSTKVVRLTFSTAGGKTFAITIDNPKEDLQPAEVMAAMNSLIDSDIFLTPSGALTGIRDIKVIDTTTNDLYDPPQA, from the coding sequence ATGGCCCTATCATCAACCAAGGTTGTCAGATTAACCTTTAGTACCGCAGGGGGCAAGACCTTTGCCATTACTATTGATAATCCAAAGGAGGACCTGCAGCCGGCTGAGGTTATGGCTGCTATGAATTCCCTTATTGACAGCGATATATTCTTAACACCCAGTGGGGCCCTGACGGGAATACGGGATATAAAGGTCATCGATACGACAACGAATGACCTTTACGACCCTCCCCAGGCTTAA
- the tcmP gene encoding three-Cys-motif partner protein TcmP: protein MPKDNKDFFKTKNHWSEIKDQLLGCYLTPYFQKVLKTGQPIFYVDCFAGKGKFEDGNPGSPIIALQARDDCLSRTKVQSGKIDTCFIDLNHAQELRANIAGFNNRYGNPNIVSGKYEDKIEGLLSNKRGVNVFLYIDPYGIKALDSALFDKFKILGLGTLEMLINFNSFGFFRDACRVMSVDYQSDEAVRDLDDLVEYEPTPVNASKQSEELLTSIAGGDYWRAIVLDYQAGKINGYQAERRLSTEYKQRLRQRYGYVLDMPIRLKAGQRPKYRMIHVCDHEDGCFLMAQNMQKRKDELFINVQQDGQLTLFDIDPTVSSTVENELMTVDQIKVKLKEHLSRLPGDIGLTKLLSAFVNDYGMLCEFKMIYTMLEELKVSRDIDIVRTPAFTERGRPSAFWEESKDKKIIIRRRKP, encoded by the coding sequence ATGCCGAAGGATAACAAGGATTTCTTCAAAACAAAAAATCACTGGTCTGAAATTAAAGACCAGCTTCTTGGCTGTTATCTGACACCGTATTTCCAGAAGGTGCTAAAGACAGGTCAGCCTATCTTCTATGTCGACTGCTTTGCCGGAAAAGGAAAATTCGAGGACGGCAACCCTGGTTCACCTATTATTGCTTTGCAAGCGCGGGATGATTGCCTGAGCAGGACAAAGGTGCAAAGCGGCAAGATTGATACTTGCTTTATAGACCTCAACCACGCCCAAGAATTGAGAGCGAATATTGCCGGCTTTAACAATCGCTACGGGAATCCAAATATCGTTTCAGGGAAATACGAAGATAAGATTGAGGGACTTCTATCAAACAAGCGAGGGGTCAACGTATTCTTATACATAGACCCCTATGGGATTAAGGCATTGGACTCCGCTCTGTTTGATAAGTTCAAGATCCTCGGCCTTGGCACTTTAGAGATGTTGATTAACTTCAACTCGTTTGGGTTCTTCCGCGATGCCTGCCGGGTAATGAGTGTTGACTATCAGAGCGATGAGGCTGTCCGCGATTTAGATGACCTTGTAGAATATGAGCCTACCCCTGTAAACGCATCAAAGCAATCTGAGGAATTGCTGACCAGTATTGCCGGCGGAGATTACTGGAGAGCCATCGTGCTGGATTATCAGGCGGGAAAGATAAACGGATATCAAGCTGAAAGACGGCTATCGACTGAATACAAGCAGCGTTTGCGGCAGAGATATGGGTATGTTCTCGACATGCCAATTCGATTGAAAGCTGGTCAGCGTCCAAAGTATCGTATGATTCATGTTTGTGACCACGAGGATGGCTGCTTCCTTATGGCGCAGAATATGCAGAAGAGAAAAGACGAATTGTTCATCAATGTACAGCAGGATGGGCAATTGACGCTTTTTGATATCGACCCGACAGTATCGTCTACTGTGGAAAATGAACTCATGACAGTAGATCAAATCAAGGTAAAGTTAAAGGAACACCTGTCCCGGCTTCCAGGTGATATAGGTCTTACGAAACTTCTTTCCGCTTTTGTTAATGACTATGGCATGTTGTGTGAGTTTAAAATGATATACACCATGCTGGAAGAATTAAAGGTAAGCCGAGATATTGACATTGTGAGAACTCCGGCTTTTACTGAGAGGGGAAGACCGTCTGCGTTTTGGGAGGAAAGTAAAGACAAAAAAATTATTATAAGGAGGCGCAAACCATGA
- a CDS encoding DUF1659 domain-containing protein: MAVQATPLNSALVVVYQAGLTALGAPIKKQKSLNYLRFDASEQALYDAAYTLFGLSQNPVLDVLNRKTVELTEE; the protein is encoded by the coding sequence ATGGCTGTGCAAGCTACTCCTTTGAATTCGGCCCTGGTCGTTGTCTACCAGGCCGGACTCACCGCTCTGGGCGCACCAATCAAGAAACAAAAAAGCCTGAATTACCTGAGGTTCGACGCCTCGGAACAGGCTCTTTACGATGCGGCTTATACTTTATTCGGCCTGTCCCAGAATCCGGTGCTGGACGTACTCAACCGGAAGACTGTTGAACTCACTGAGGAATAA
- a CDS encoding sensor domain-containing diguanylate cyclase, producing the protein MKKKIAALCAILALIILLPAALFFKTATAVQPPKPSNGVLDLSNWSFEKDGVVSLAGTWSFYFNRFLTHEDFVQGHDLLSTPTPLQIPSTVKSMEGVKPFADNKFYGTLRLVIKLPEGKQTYGLRTDIILTSFKLYIDGNLQGEVGKVGTSGENSLPYYNILTTYFNPESNEVELIYHTADFTAQDCTMVAPKIGLAAQISREGQLGLGRDLFLFGMLLIMAIYHFGLYIMRTKDRAPLFFGVFCLLFALRMLLVGERFLPSHWQLSFFVYGRMAYLSVFIGFSALCGFLHYALAGLLARWFVRISIALGLLSAVFILWVPYSSADRLLMIYAVPAIVLLGYAMMRLVIGTWQGVPFARIVLLGFAVLGATFINDFIYQITLANTPSLIPLGVAVFTFTQAYTLSARFSGAFTRAEQLTVENKAILADLKYMNTKLESLVQERTADLENALKEMEVMSKTDYLTKLPNRRSAFTKIKELIEQKRDFYICLADIDHFKEINDQYGHVKGDEILVLLSGILSTAIGDCGFVGRWGGEEFLIVLETAQLDSIPDKFNEIRRAVEEYRYPDIGKEITMTFGLCQYRENSSLDILIAKSDEALYRGKMAGRNRCIIAV; encoded by the coding sequence ATGAAAAAGAAAATCGCAGCGCTCTGCGCAATTCTGGCGCTGATTATCCTTTTACCTGCGGCGTTGTTTTTCAAGACAGCAACTGCCGTCCAGCCACCCAAGCCCAGCAACGGTGTGCTAGACTTAAGCAATTGGTCTTTCGAGAAGGATGGAGTTGTCAGTTTAGCCGGTACCTGGTCCTTTTACTTCAATCGGTTTCTGACCCACGAAGACTTTGTGCAGGGCCATGACCTTCTGTCGACTCCAACCCCTCTTCAAATACCCAGCACCGTAAAGAGTATGGAGGGCGTCAAGCCATTTGCGGACAACAAATTCTACGGCACTCTGAGGCTGGTTATAAAACTGCCTGAAGGCAAGCAAACCTATGGCCTGAGAACAGATATCATCCTGACATCCTTTAAACTTTACATTGACGGCAACCTGCAGGGTGAAGTGGGCAAAGTCGGAACCAGCGGGGAGAATAGCCTTCCTTATTACAATATCCTCACCACCTATTTTAATCCGGAAAGTAATGAAGTGGAGCTCATTTATCATACAGCGGATTTTACAGCCCAAGATTGTACCATGGTGGCACCCAAAATCGGCTTGGCTGCCCAGATTTCCCGGGAAGGACAGTTGGGCTTAGGCCGGGATCTGTTCCTCTTTGGTATGCTGCTCATCATGGCCATCTATCATTTTGGCCTGTACATTATGCGGACAAAGGATCGGGCACCCTTGTTTTTCGGAGTTTTTTGTCTCTTGTTTGCACTCCGCATGTTATTGGTGGGAGAGCGGTTTTTGCCAAGTCATTGGCAGCTGAGTTTTTTTGTATACGGGCGGATGGCTTATTTATCTGTGTTTATTGGTTTCTCAGCTTTGTGCGGATTCTTGCATTATGCTTTGGCCGGCCTGCTGGCCCGATGGTTCGTGAGAATCAGTATTGCTCTGGGATTGCTGTCCGCTGTTTTCATCCTCTGGGTTCCTTACAGTTCTGCCGACAGGCTATTGATGATTTATGCTGTCCCGGCAATTGTCTTATTAGGCTATGCCATGATGCGTTTGGTTATTGGCACCTGGCAGGGGGTTCCGTTCGCCAGAATCGTCTTGCTGGGTTTCGCTGTTTTAGGGGCTACCTTTATCAATGATTTTATTTACCAAATCACCCTGGCCAATACTCCTTCCCTGATTCCCCTCGGTGTGGCAGTCTTTACCTTTACCCAGGCTTATACCTTGTCGGCCAGATTTTCCGGTGCCTTTACCAGGGCTGAGCAGCTCACTGTGGAGAATAAAGCTATTTTGGCAGATCTTAAGTATATGAACACTAAGCTTGAATCCCTGGTTCAGGAACGGACTGCCGATTTAGAGAATGCTCTGAAGGAAATGGAAGTCATGTCTAAAACAGATTATCTGACCAAATTACCGAACAGACGGTCGGCCTTTACCAAAATCAAGGAGCTTATTGAACAGAAAAGGGACTTTTACATTTGCCTGGCGGATATTGATCATTTTAAAGAGATTAACGATCAGTACGGGCATGTTAAAGGGGACGAAATCCTGGTGCTGTTATCAGGAATACTAAGCACAGCCATTGGCGACTGTGGTTTTGTCGGCCGCTGGGGCGGCGAGGAATTCCTGATAGTCTTGGAGACGGCGCAATTGGATTCAATTCCGGACAAGTTTAATGAGATTCGCAGAGCTGTGGAGGAATACCGGTACCCAGACATCGGCAAAGAAATTACTATGACCTTTGGCTTATGCCAATACCGGGAAAACTCTTCCTTGGACATTCTGATCGCCAAGTCCGATGAGGCTCTCTATCGGGGTAAAATGGCCGGAAGAAACCGGTGTATTATTGCTGTGTAA
- a CDS encoding DUF3102 domain-containing protein, protein MGDIIPERTPFLIAAEINIIKHQTEKMVLNNFIEIGRRLAEAKGLIKYGEWGKWLKEEVGFSQNRAEKLMRLYEEFGREQSPLGDAGVLGRELPNLSYTHALILLGVPEEDRAQFIRDIDIESMTTRELEQAVNEMKQFQKEKAGLKEALAEEKEKNTRLAQERDNLKKETGELRKSKEELQQDVEKKTMENKKLVENSNLKSYQRVSNQLAAAQIKLLTSKIAFCFESLEKAFKELSYEMDLLAKVDAQVHGEYAKMLNGFLIKTMEERMGK, encoded by the coding sequence ATGGGGGATATTATCCCGGAGCGTACGCCGTTTTTAATCGCGGCTGAAATTAATATCATCAAACACCAGACCGAGAAAATGGTGCTTAACAACTTTATCGAAATCGGCCGGCGGCTGGCAGAAGCTAAGGGTCTGATCAAGTATGGGGAATGGGGCAAGTGGCTGAAAGAGGAAGTCGGCTTTTCCCAGAACCGGGCTGAAAAATTGATGCGCCTCTACGAGGAGTTTGGGAGAGAACAGTCCCCTTTAGGCGACGCCGGAGTCTTGGGCCGGGAACTGCCTAATTTGAGCTATACTCACGCCCTTATTCTTCTGGGGGTGCCGGAAGAGGACCGGGCGCAATTTATCCGTGACATAGATATTGAAAGTATGACCACCCGTGAGCTGGAGCAGGCAGTTAATGAGATGAAACAGTTCCAAAAGGAAAAGGCAGGTCTCAAGGAAGCCCTGGCTGAGGAAAAGGAGAAAAACACCCGGCTGGCCCAGGAGCGGGACAACCTGAAAAAAGAAACCGGTGAATTGCGGAAGTCTAAGGAAGAGCTACAGCAGGATGTTGAGAAAAAGACCATGGAGAATAAGAAGCTGGTGGAAAATTCGAATTTAAAGAGCTACCAAAGGGTGAGCAATCAGCTGGCGGCTGCCCAGATCAAGCTGCTCACGTCTAAAATCGCTTTTTGCTTCGAGAGCTTGGAGAAAGCGTTCAAGGAACTGAGTTATGAGATGGATTTGCTGGCAAAGGTTGATGCCCAGGTGCATGGGGAGTATGCGAAAATGCTGAATGGGTTTTTGATTAAGACCATGGAGGAGAGGATGGGGAAGTAG